GTAGGGGCAGAAAACGAAGTGCCATTGCCAACAGTAGAGCCAAATGGTCCCACCAGGGTGACATTGCTTCCCATGGCTGTAATATTCGGCTTCAGTCTGCCGTCGGAGGTGTACCCCTTAGAACTAAAAGAGGCATAAGTACCGTTTGGGTTTACTGCCCCTACAGTCAGCACTGAGTCACCATCAGCGGGGGCACCTATGTATTTCCAGGGATCATTGCCCTCGTTTCCAGCACTGTTAATCACCAAAATACCTACAGCAGCAGCAAAGTCAGCGGCTTGGGTGATAATAGTGGTATTACCATCCATGTTTTGGTAGGTATAGTTCATACTGGCATCGTCAAATGTATTGTAACCCAACGAAGAATTGATAATATCTACGCCTGCACTATCGGCTTTTTCGGCAGCTATCAACCAATTTACTTCCTCTATTCTATATTCTGAGCTCACATCTTCGGTACGGTAGAGCCAATAGGTAGCTTCGGGTGCAGTGCCTACCATGGTACCCTTCAGGTAAGCTGCCATTGTCGACAATACTTTGGTACCGTGGCTTCCGGTGCTGTATACATCTACTTTATTATCTACTAGGTCATAAGTACCCCCAATTTGTTGATTACTGAATAAATGTTTAAAAAAGTTGAGGCTGTTTACATTCTGAAATCCAGCATCCATTACTGCTATAGCAATGCCTTTGCCTTTGAAGCCTGCCTCGTGCATAGCATCTGCCCCAATCATTTTTGCCTGAAAAAGCGAGTTACCATAGTCAGCTTCCGACTCAATGGTGATGTCTTCGGTAGTACGCTGCTTGACATTGGCAGCTTTTTTCTGCTTTCTGCGGGCTTCACGTTGCCGGCGTTTTTCTTCTTTTTCTATTTGTCTTTTTTGTCTGCCCTTGTTTAGTACCCGGCTGCTTTTTACAAAACTTAGTTTAACTACTTCTGCCAATGTAGCATCGCTGGCTTCTATCAATACTGCATTGAGCCATCGCGAGCTGTACCATACCTTAGCCCCCGCGTTTTTTATTTGGGTAATATAATCAGGGTTTACAGGAAACTCGCGGGTGGTAATTTTGATACTTTGTTTATTCCGGCGCTCTATAGAGCGTTTTGAGAGAAAATCGGCAGGCTTATCAAGCGAGTAAGGGGAGTTGGTTTTATCGGTAAGGTAGATAAAATGTTTTTTAATAACTTGGCTGTAGCCCGACACGTTGCCCACTAACAAAGTAGTTATGAGTAAGAATAATAGTCTTTTGTGTTGCATAATATAATGAGAGAGTTGGGTTTTATTTTCTTTTTAATAAGTATATAGTTGGTATTCAAGGTTTATTGTGTTTTAGCCCATGCATAGCAAGCCGTTGCAGATCTTCAGTTACTTTTTAACTAACAAACTCATAAATCGCTGAAAACAAGCATACTATGGATTTGTTAGTTGCCTATAGGGGGTAGCAACGATATTTATCGGCATCTAAGGAACTTGTGACTTGTCGCTTAAAGCACCGATATGCATCGGCATCTAGAGACTTGCCCCTGTGGGTGCCGATTAGCTTTACTTAGATAAAACCACCCAACAAAACTATTGTTTTCCATAACCAATGACCTTCTGTACCGACTTCCGTCCTGATTCTATTTGAGTAAAGCAATCTGGTGTTTCAGTACAAAACGTTACTACTGTACTGTCTTTGTATACAAGGCCTACTTCTGCTGCATATACTTCATTGCGTTTATCCATAGATACTAAACTAGAGTCGTTACCTTGAACGATTTTGAGTGTATTGGCAAAATTAAACGTATCTACGGCAAAAGCCCTGTTCAAATTGGCTATTTCGTATAAATCTTGATCCAGTCCATTGAGTATATTGCCATCCCAGGGCTTACCCTCTTCTACTGGGAAAACAATTTTTACCAACGGTAAATTACTTTGTATGACAATTGCCTGGTTGAGTGAACGCTTGGCAACCCATACCGAGTCAAGTTGCCAGGTATTGTTCGCGGTAGCCCGTCTAAATCTTTCGAGCCGAAAGGCAGGGTCACCGTTAATGTCTTGAAACTCTTCTGCAATGAGCTCTCTTATTTGGTAACGATTAGTATCAGGGTCATTAATCAGGGTGAACTGAATGTCTTCTACCTGGTAGTCGATATACCGCCCGGTTTCGAGCGGAAAAAACGTAGTACCCAGTTCTATCGAATCAGGATCTAGTGGTTTGGTAGAGCAGGCTGTAAAGGTAGAACTTACAATCAGTGAGAATAGAATATAAGTGAGTATTTGGGTAAAATTACTTTGATAACGCATGACAGACTTTCAATAATTTGAAAACAATATACTTAGCAGGTATACAAGTTTTGCCTCAATATAGTTTCAAAATAGAGCTGCAGATGAATAAAACTACCTGGGCAGTGGGTTTGCCCAAGTAGTTATACCAAAGAGATTATTTTAAAGAAGGCAATGCTGAATTTTCTACAATGATTCCCTCTTCGTTTTCTTGCCATTTAAAGCTCGATTTAATCCAACCCCCGCCAATCATGTCGTCTCCTTCATAAAAAACAGCGGCTTGCCCAGGAGCAATGGCGCTTACTTCTTCGTGAAACCAAACTTTGATCTCGTGGTCACTTACCTGCTCAATACGGGCAGGAGCTCCCTCGTGATTATACCTTACTTTGGTAACGGTTTCCAGAGGTTTACCTTTCATATCGGCATATTTTTGCAAAGTTAGCTGGTTTACAATCATACCGTTTTTTTCCAGGTCTTTTACTGTACCCAGCACTACCCGGTTATTGTTTTTGTCTATACCAGTCACATACACCGGATAGCCCAAAGCAATGCCCAGGCCTTTGCGTTGTCCGATAGTATAAAAGGGGTAACCTTTGTGTTTGCCCACTACTGTACCATCTTCCAATATAAAATCACCACCGTCTACTTTTTCTTCCAGTTCCGGTACGCGTCTTTTCAAAAAGCCACGGTAATCGTTGTCAGGCACAAAGCATATTTCATAAGACTCTGATTTATTTACCAGTTCTACAAAACCCCGTTCTATAGCCATCTCTCTGATCTGGGATTTGTACAATTGTCCCAAGGGCAGTATGGTACGGCTCAGGCTTTGCTGAGAAACCCCCCACAAAGCATACGATTGGTCTTTGCCTTCATCAATGCCTTTAGATATAACATAACGCCCGTTTTCTTCGCGAATGTTGGCATAATGCCCTGTGGCTATATGCTCACAGTCAAGCTTGTCGGCACGGCGTAGCAATGCATCCCATTTTATGTGGGTGTTACACAGTACACAGGGGTTAGGTGTGCGTCCGTCGAGATATTCATTGGTAAAATGGTCGATCACATAATCGCCAAACTCATTGCGAATATCTAAGATTAAGTGTGGAAAACCGAGGTCAACGGCAATATTTCGGGCATCATTGATAGAGTCGAGGCTACAGCAACCGGTTTCTTTTTTACTTCCACCTGACGAAGCATAATCCCAAGTTTTCATTGTAATGCCTACTACTTCGTAGCCTTGTTCGTGTAGTAGAACGGCAGCCAAAGAGCTATCTATCCCTCCACTCATTGCCACCAAAACTCGTCCTTTTTTGCTCATTTTTTTTAAGGTATTAGGTTTTGGGGATTAGGTACTGGGTATTGCTGTAAAGCAATGAAAAAGCTACCCGGCACCCAGTACCTAGTGCACTGGGGATTAAATAAGTCGCCAAAGAATAAGTGAGTAACTTAGTACCCAGTGCACTAGCACCCAGTACCTGATTTGTTTGTGAACAGATTTGTATAAAGAATCACCAGTGAAGAGTACTGTTCACATGATGACTCTCTACTGATAACTGATTTATTGCTTTTGTTGTTCCATTTCCTGTTTCAAACGTTGGCTCAAACGGCGGCATAGGTCGTCTATATCCATAGCCATTGCTTCATCGTTGGTTGCCTGACGAACGGTATCAGCGAGTCCAGCAATTGTTTCGATACAAAATGCCTTCATCTCATGAATTTCCATTTTTTTAGTCCATAAGTCCATTTTGGCAGTACCTTTACCGTCTTCGTCCCAAAACGACAAAGACATGGCCTTTGAACCATTTGTACCTTGGTCAGGTGTATTGGTAGCCATCCAAAGTATTTGCTCACATACATTGGCGTCATCCAATGTCACATTGATATTAATATCTTCTTTTCGCATTGATTTCTTTAACTTAACAAGTGGCTCCGACTTTCGGAAACTTCGATAAATCGCAAAGTTACAACAAAAGGTTGATATTTTAACTATTGGAATAAATGGGAGTGATAGATAAAACTAATCAGGTGATAGAAAGAGGTGATGATGCTGAATTGGAATAGAGGAGCAGTCAAAACAAAAACTTTTCAGTATTTTGGCGGCTAAAGTTTAAAATAACCATTTATATGAAAAATATTTATTTGTTGGTGTGCCTGGTTTGCCTGAGTGCATTGGCACAAGCCCAAAAGGGTGATTGGAAACCCGAAGATGTCATCAATCAGGTATCTGGAGATGGATTTAGGTTTTCGCCCAATGGCAAAATGGTCGTATGGGCCAAGCGTCGTCCTGACAAGAAAAAAGATCGCTTTATCAGTGATTTATACCTTACCCGTTTGGACATGACTAACAAAAAAGGTAGGTATAAAACTATTCGCCTAACCAGGAGCAAGGACTCAGACTACAGTCCCGTTTTTTCGGCAGACAGCGAAACTATTTACTTTTTATCGTCAAGAGCCAAGGGTAAAGCGCTTTGGGCAATGAGTACGTATGGAGGAGCACCCTACAAGGTACACACTTTTAAAAATAGCATCTCAAATATTCATTTACGCAATCAACATACTTTGTTTTTTGTAAGTAGTGAAGGAGCAAGTTATTATGAGCAACAGCTCAAAAAAGAAAAAGACAATGTGGTAGTGGTAGAAGATACCGAGCACATGAAAGCCACCAGGGTATTTTCGTTTAACCTGAAAACGAAACAAATAGAGCGTCAAACCGACAATCGTTACCCTACTATGTCATTGGCAGTATCAAAGAATGGGCAATGGATGGTCACCGCTCATTTACGGTCGTTGCATTATGCCTCTGATGGCAAGCCGCGCCCCGCTTATTACATCTGGAACTTAAAAACAGGTACAAAAACAGCGGTCTTAAAAGATACTTATCAGGGGCCTGGTAACTTTGAGTTTTCGGAAGATAACCAAGGTTTTTATTTTACCTCTACCAAATCTTCTGACCCTGAATGGGGAGGGGCTGGAGTCACTAAGTTGCACTACATGACAGTGAAAAACCCACAAGTAGTCAACATTTCGGTAGACTGGAAGTGGGACTTAAGCTATGGCTTGAATGTAGTAGGCAACGATGTATTGGTGTACCTGGCCAATGGTCCTACCAATAAGTTGGCATTGATGAAAAAACAAGGCAATCGTTGGACAAAGCAAATGGTAGCCTTGGGTGATATGACCGACCATGTGGCCGTGTGGGCTTTGTCGGCAGATAAAAAGCAAGTGATTTACCTTTACTCTACGGCTTCGGTGCCGCTGCAGTACCGTATAGGCGAGCTAGTGCAAAAACGTAAGGTAAGCATTACGGCAGGCAAGGAATTGATTACCTTGAATGAAAGTTGGAAAAAGAAGAAAACCAGCAAAAGTGAGGTAATCAAATGGAAAGGCTACAACAACGAAGAGGTCGATGGTATTTTGTATTACCCTCAGGACTATGCAAAAGGGAAAAAGTACCCCTTAGTGGTAGCCATTCACGGAGGCCCCGCCAGTACCGATCGCGATGCCTGGAGTTTCCGTTGGGCGTACCCGGTGCAGTTGTTTACCCAAAAAGGGGCATTTGTGTTTAAGCCCAACTACCACGGCTCAAGCAATCACGGGCAAAAGTTTGTAGAGTCTATTAAAAAAAACTATTACGACCTGGAGATGGTAGATATTACCAAAGGAATTGATTTTTTGGCCAACCAAGGCTTGATAGATAAAAACAAAATGGGGGTGATGGGTTGGTCAAATGGAGCCATTTTAACTACCATGCTTACAGTGCGCTACCCTGATATGTTTAAAGTAGCCGCAGCCGGAGCAGGGGATGTAAACTGGACGTCTGACTATGGTACTTGCCGTTTTGGGGTAACATTTGACCAAAGTTATTTTGGCGGAGCCCCCTGGGACGATCGAAATGGTAAAACTTACAATGAGGCGTATATTCTTAAGTCGCCTTTGTTTGAGCTGGAAAAAGTGAAAACACCTACCTTGATATTTCACGGGAGCAAAGACAGGGCAGTGCCTCGTGACCAGGGGTGGGAGTACTACCGGGCTTTGCAGCAAGTAGGCAAAGCAAAAGTGCGTTTTTTATGGTTTCCGGGACAACCCCACGGTTTACAAAAGCTTACTCATCAAATTCGCAAGGTAAAAGAAGAGCAAGCCTGGTTTGATAAGTATTTGTTTAAAACTTATGAAAAGCCCAACGAGTCATTTAATACCAAAAGCCCACTGGCCATGTTATTGATCAAAGAAAAAGCAGCCAATCAGGGGGGAGTGTATGGAGTAATGAAAAATGGAGCGCTCACCCCAGAGGTAGCTGTTATCAAAAAAGACTCTATAGCCATAGGACGTTTTGAGGTAACCAATGCCCAATATCGGGCTTTTGACACTCAACATAAGTTTTTGGTGACTGAAGCCAATCATCCGGTCACGGGCATAGGTATTGTTAAAGCTAAGGAGTATGTAGTTTGGCTGGCAAGCAAAACAGGTGAGAAGTTTCGACTACCTAACGAAAAAGAAGGCAAGGCTTTGCACACGCAAGCACGTACACTCGCTGCCAAAGAAAACTCACTCAATTATTGGGCGGGCTACAAAGTCACTATTGATGATGTACCAGGGCTTAAACAAAAAATAGCCAAACTAAGGACTTCTTTATTTATGAAGGCAGGTAGCTTTAAAGGTACTAAAGTAGGCAAGGCTACCATCTACGATTTGGGCGGGAATGCTGCCGAGTATTATACCAAAGCCAACCGTTTGGCTACCTATGGTTACAGTGCTTATGATTATGCTGATGAAGGCAGCCAAAAAGTAAAAACAGCCACCAGGCACGTAGGCATAAGGATCATAAAAGACCTGAAGTAAACTGCTTGTTTAGGGAGATTTCAAATAACTAAAAAAGCCCTTGCTCTTTACATAAAGAGCAAGGGCTTTTTTTGGGGTGTACGATCAGGCAAACATTTAGCCGCCAATCCAACCCATATAGGCAGCCACTACATATATTAAATACAAAAAGATAAGAAATAAACCAAAGGGGCGAGTGGCTTTAAATTTTTGTACAAATAGAAGTAAGACTACTACTATCAGCGTAGTAAACAACAAAATGATAGAAGAAGTAATGTTGGCTCCTCCCAAGTCGGTAAGGGGCTGACCTTTGATCAAAATATAAATCAACACGGGTAAACCAAGGCTCATTAGAATATCAAAAATGTTGCTACCAATGGCATTGGCAATGGCCATATCTCCTCTCCCTTGCTTGGCAACAATCGCTGACGAAATCATTTCAGGAATAGAGCTACCACCCGCGAGTATAGTAAGGGCAATAATGGCAGGGGGAATATCCATGGCTTTGGCGAGTGCTTCGGCGGCTACGACCAAAAAATAAGAAGCCCCAGCAATAATAACCAGTGATAGTAAGAAAACCGGAATTGTCCAGCGAGGTTTTTCTTCGGGGTCGGGTATCAGGTTCATAAGAAACTCTACCGGATAACCGAGGGTTTTTTGCAATATTTTAAAAGGATTACGACGAGTTTCGTCTTCCATGTCTTTTTCTATGGCTTCTATGGGGCGTGGGGTGTCTAAATGATGAGCAGCACCTTCGAACTCGGCACGGGCGCTTCCGGCTGGGGTTTCAAAACCGTTTTTAGGTGTGGTAGCTTCTTCATTTACGTATTTGGTCCACAAAAACAGCACAAATAGGTAAAGAAAGTAACTGCACACAAATGCTATTCCTTCTATAAGGGTAAACTTGTTATCAGCAACAAATAAGATGAGTAAGCCTACCGAAAACGCATAAAAAATGCTGTCTCGCATTACAGGGCGCCAATTGAGGTAAGATGTTTTTACTACTGCCGCAAAGCCGATCACTACCAGTATTTGGAAAATAGCCGAACCTACAATGGTACCTACACCAGTAGCAGGGTTGGCTCCCTCAAGAAACAAAGCAAAAAGTGCTGTGGATATTTCGGGTGCACTGGTGCCTAATGCAAGGAGCGTAGCACCAGCCACACTGGGCGGTAACTTCATCCATTCGGCAATATTATCCAAACTTTTAATAAAGTGGCGGTCTACAATTTCTGTCATTACATAGAACGCAAGCAGGATAACAACTAAAGCCAACCAAATAGACATTCTTTTCTGGGTTTAATTTGAATAAAATTTAACTTAGGAATAGTACCAAAATAAATTCACATTTTTAACGTCATCTTTCGCTGACAGAATTCGTTAAAAAAATTTGCCGTAGCACTGCTATGACGCCGTCCCGCAGGGCTGGCTCAACATCCACTGGATATTGCCCTGCCTCTCCTGCCAACAAAATATTTTGGCGTTACTATAGAACTTTATTTTTACACCATTCCTGAGGAATGGTTGAAAGCTGTTTTTGTCCATTCCTCAAACTTTTTATATACTACACAAGTGATTAAAAAATGACATTCACTCTTTTAGTCAACCACAATATTAGTATACACGCTCTTTTTGATCTGTGTTAAGCAAGTGTTAAACAAACGGCTTGCCAACATACAAAATTAAGAATTCAATTTAAGACAAGCGTTTTTTCATTTAACTATTTACACAATAGCGCTTTATGGAATATGTATAAGCATTATTAGCTTGTTTATGTTTCATAATTTGTCCTTGAATAATGAAATAAAGCCTTAATTAGCTGAAATGTACTTCCAAGAAAGCAAAAACATTGAGACAGTTGATCAAATATAGTACGAATATTTTGATAAAACACGAACTTCTTCAGGATACCCACGGGCTATTGTTGAGTAAAGCAACTGTCTGGAATTGTCGCAGTTGCCAAGGGGTGTTACAAAACTCTATTGTTTTATTACACAAGTGCCAAAAGTAGGTGAAAACATGTATCTTTTGGCAAGAGAAAGCTCGTAAATAACAGCATTCAAATGATTGATTTGATCATTAAGTGATCTGGAAAAATAAGATGTGTCAATTCAAGAAAATATATTGTTCTCAGACGATTCAAAAAAAACGGTGTATAGCTGAAGCTATGAAGCTTTTTTTGAGAAGAATGGGGAGCGTTCATTTAATTGTGCTTTCCCGAAGAATGAGGGCAATAGATACACTTTAATGGTTCAAATTATTTATGAAAGATCACTGAAAATACTTAAGAATAACTATTTTCCATAGTTTCTTCAATTCACTGTCTAAAGAAAACTGTTTGGTTGGTAACCAAACAGTTTTTTTTTGGTCTTTATGCCAAAAGTCTGGCGGTTTTAACAACCCCTGAAAAAATTCCATTTGAACTTTGTAAAGTTAAATTGTAGCGTTATGCCCTTTGTTAGTTGATGGGGTTTGTGTTAAAAGCTAACATTTCTCTGAATTGGGGCAATGAAAAAACGGATATTTTATAGCATATTTGCTCAAAACATGGCTAAGGAATTGTTCAAAAATAAATTCACATTTTTAACGTCATCTTTCGCTGACAGAATTCGTTAAAAAAACTTGCCGTAGCACTGCTATGACGCGTTTTTTTGCCTCTCCTGCCAACAAAATATTTTGGCTTTACTATAGAACTTTATTTTTACACCATTCCTAAGATTCATTTTACTGACAAATAAACTATACGCATGATAAAAATTGACGGCAAGCAAACTGCCTTAGACATTCAAAAAGAGATAGCTCAGGAAGTAGAAAAAATAAAAGCCAATGGAGGCAAAGCACCTCATCTGGCAGCAGTGTTGGTGGGCAATGATGGCGCCAGCGAGACGTATGTGGGGCATAAAGTAAAGGCCTGTGAAAGAGTAGGCTTTGAGTCTACTCTTTTGCGTTATGACGACACCATTAGTGAAGATGAACTGTTAAAAGTGGTAGAAGACTTGAACCAAAACCCAGAAATTGATGGTTTTATTGTACAATTTCCCGTGCCTAAGCATATTAGCGAAACCAAAATAGTAGAACATATTGCCCCTGAGAAGGATGTAGATGGTTTGCACCCGATAAACATTGGAAGAGTGGCCAAAAACTTGCCCGCCTATGTATCTGCTACCCCGCAAGGGATCTTAACCTTGCTTGAGCGTTACCAGATCGATACTTCGGGCAAGCATTGCGTGGTATTGGGCAGAAGCCAATTGGTAGGTCGACCATTGAGTATTTTGCTTTCGCAAAAGTCAGACGTAGGTAACTGTACTGTTACGGTATGCCATAGTCGTACCCCCAATGTAGCGCAATTTACCAAACAAGCCGATATATTGGTAGCAGCCATGGGTATTCCGGCGTTTGTAAAAGCCGATATGGTAAAAGAAGGAGCCATTGTGATAGATGTTGGCACTACCCGCGTGCCCGATGCTTCACGCAAGAAGGGGTTTAGACTATCGGGCGATGTAAATTTTGCCGAAGTAGCAGAAAAGAGTAGTTATATAACACCCGTGCCAGGTGGAGTAGGACCTATGACGGTTACCTCACTGTTGCAAAACACTTTGTTGGCAGCTCAAAAGAAGGTGTACAAATAAACAAAAGTTGTACAAACGCATTCATCATAGTGATTAATAGCTGCAAAGGATAGATGACAAGCAGCAAGTTTGTGAAAACTGAAATATACAAAAAGGTTTTGTGGTGGTTGCTGCAAAGCCTTTTTGCATATATAAAGGGCGGGTCGTTTTCGCTGAATTATTGGATCAACAAACAACTCATGACTCGAACTGAGAGCAAAAACTTTAATCTCGCTTTATTATACGATTTTAGGGGGGGTGTCGTAACTATATCGTATGTTTAAAAAAGAAGAGAGTACATGTGGGGCACCCACGTTTGATTTATAATTTTATACTTTGTATTTTGAATAAAATAACTTGATTGATAATGAAGCAAAATACCCAAGCCTTTATGCTGTTTTTGTTGGCAGCATTCTTTACTATAACATTGCCCAACCAAACCCAGGCGCAATATTCTACTAAAAACAAAAAAGCAATTAAATATTATCAAAAAGCCAGAGAAAACCTCAAACGACGAAAGTACGACGAAGGACTAGCCTACCTGGAGAAGGCAGTAAAAAAAGATCCTAAATTTCTGGAGGCGCATTACCAGTTAGCATCATTATATACCCGTATTTTTTTTAATGAGCCAGGCGCCGGCGAAAAAGTAATGAACCACTACCAGCAGATAGTTACCGCTGATCCTGGCAATAAAAGGTATATTCATTTGAACGTGACCTTGGGTGAGCAACATCTAAAAAACGGGAAGTATGACCTTGCCCGTGCTTCGGTAAGTCGTTACCTTGATGCCAAAATAAAATCGCCGCGGATGAACAAAAAAGCGCAAGATATTATTGCCACCTGCGACTATGCTGCCAAAGGGATGCAAACCCCCTTGCCTTTTCGTCCTACTCCATTGACCCCTCCTT
This sequence is a window from Microscilla marina ATCC 23134. Protein-coding genes within it:
- a CDS encoding S8 family serine peptidase, with product MQHKRLLFLLITTLLVGNVSGYSQVIKKHFIYLTDKTNSPYSLDKPADFLSKRSIERRNKQSIKITTREFPVNPDYITQIKNAGAKVWYSSRWLNAVLIEASDATLAEVVKLSFVKSSRVLNKGRQKRQIEKEEKRRQREARRKQKKAANVKQRTTEDITIESEADYGNSLFQAKMIGADAMHEAGFKGKGIAIAVMDAGFQNVNSLNFFKHLFSNQQIGGTYDLVDNKVDVYSTGSHGTKVLSTMAAYLKGTMVGTAPEATYWLYRTEDVSSEYRIEEVNWLIAAEKADSAGVDIINSSLGYNTFDDASMNYTYQNMDGNTTIITQAADFAAAVGILVINSAGNEGNDPWKYIGAPADGDSVLTVGAVNPNGTYASFSSKGYTSDGRLKPNITAMGSNVTLVGPFGSTVGNGTSFSAPTLTGLAAGFWQANPTLTNMQIIDYLQRSANQAAKPDSLLGYGIPNFNRAQAIATNPTALTKATDGSFSFSPNPLDGSQALRIVFKPSYRGKSVQMHLYDANGKLVAYEHLATAPIEYNWGKPGKLASGVYTLKINTKTHSKTAKVVKN
- the mnmA gene encoding tRNA 2-thiouridine(34) synthase MnmA, yielding MSKKGRVLVAMSGGIDSSLAAVLLHEQGYEVVGITMKTWDYASSGGSKKETGCCSLDSINDARNIAVDLGFPHLILDIRNEFGDYVIDHFTNEYLDGRTPNPCVLCNTHIKWDALLRRADKLDCEHIATGHYANIREENGRYVISKGIDEGKDQSYALWGVSQQSLSRTILPLGQLYKSQIREMAIERGFVELVNKSESYEICFVPDNDYRGFLKRRVPELEEKVDGGDFILEDGTVVGKHKGYPFYTIGQRKGLGIALGYPVYVTGIDKNNNRVVLGTVKDLEKNGMIVNQLTLQKYADMKGKPLETVTKVRYNHEGAPARIEQVSDHEIKVWFHEEVSAIAPGQAAVFYEGDDMIGGGWIKSSFKWQENEEGIIVENSALPSLK
- the gldC gene encoding gliding motility protein GldC, translated to MRKEDININVTLDDANVCEQILWMATNTPDQGTNGSKAMSLSFWDEDGKGTAKMDLWTKKMEIHEMKAFCIETIAGLADTVRQATNDEAMAMDIDDLCRRLSQRLKQEMEQQKQ
- a CDS encoding S9 family peptidase translates to MKNIYLLVCLVCLSALAQAQKGDWKPEDVINQVSGDGFRFSPNGKMVVWAKRRPDKKKDRFISDLYLTRLDMTNKKGRYKTIRLTRSKDSDYSPVFSADSETIYFLSSRAKGKALWAMSTYGGAPYKVHTFKNSISNIHLRNQHTLFFVSSEGASYYEQQLKKEKDNVVVVEDTEHMKATRVFSFNLKTKQIERQTDNRYPTMSLAVSKNGQWMVTAHLRSLHYASDGKPRPAYYIWNLKTGTKTAVLKDTYQGPGNFEFSEDNQGFYFTSTKSSDPEWGGAGVTKLHYMTVKNPQVVNISVDWKWDLSYGLNVVGNDVLVYLANGPTNKLALMKKQGNRWTKQMVALGDMTDHVAVWALSADKKQVIYLYSTASVPLQYRIGELVQKRKVSITAGKELITLNESWKKKKTSKSEVIKWKGYNNEEVDGILYYPQDYAKGKKYPLVVAIHGGPASTDRDAWSFRWAYPVQLFTQKGAFVFKPNYHGSSNHGQKFVESIKKNYYDLEMVDITKGIDFLANQGLIDKNKMGVMGWSNGAILTTMLTVRYPDMFKVAAAGAGDVNWTSDYGTCRFGVTFDQSYFGGAPWDDRNGKTYNEAYILKSPLFELEKVKTPTLIFHGSKDRAVPRDQGWEYYRALQQVGKAKVRFLWFPGQPHGLQKLTHQIRKVKEEQAWFDKYLFKTYEKPNESFNTKSPLAMLLIKEKAANQGGVYGVMKNGALTPEVAVIKKDSIAIGRFEVTNAQYRAFDTQHKFLVTEANHPVTGIGIVKAKEYVVWLASKTGEKFRLPNEKEGKALHTQARTLAAKENSLNYWAGYKVTIDDVPGLKQKIAKLRTSLFMKAGSFKGTKVGKATIYDLGGNAAEYYTKANRLATYGYSAYDYADEGSQKVKTATRHVGIRIIKDLK
- a CDS encoding calcium/sodium antiporter — protein: MSIWLALVVILLAFYVMTEIVDRHFIKSLDNIAEWMKLPPSVAGATLLALGTSAPEISTALFALFLEGANPATGVGTIVGSAIFQILVVIGFAAVVKTSYLNWRPVMRDSIFYAFSVGLLILFVADNKFTLIEGIAFVCSYFLYLFVLFLWTKYVNEEATTPKNGFETPAGSARAEFEGAAHHLDTPRPIEAIEKDMEDETRRNPFKILQKTLGYPVEFLMNLIPDPEEKPRWTIPVFLLSLVIIAGASYFLVVAAEALAKAMDIPPAIIALTILAGGSSIPEMISSAIVAKQGRGDMAIANAIGSNIFDILMSLGLPVLIYILIKGQPLTDLGGANITSSIILLFTTLIVVVLLLFVQKFKATRPFGLFLIFLYLIYVVAAYMGWIGG
- the folD gene encoding bifunctional methylenetetrahydrofolate dehydrogenase/methenyltetrahydrofolate cyclohydrolase FolD — protein: MIKIDGKQTALDIQKEIAQEVEKIKANGGKAPHLAAVLVGNDGASETYVGHKVKACERVGFESTLLRYDDTISEDELLKVVEDLNQNPEIDGFIVQFPVPKHISETKIVEHIAPEKDVDGLHPINIGRVAKNLPAYVSATPQGILTLLERYQIDTSGKHCVVLGRSQLVGRPLSILLSQKSDVGNCTVTVCHSRTPNVAQFTKQADILVAAMGIPAFVKADMVKEGAIVIDVGTTRVPDASRKKGFRLSGDVNFAEVAEKSSYITPVPGGVGPMTVTSLLQNTLLAAQKKVYK